The Amycolatopsis viridis genome window below encodes:
- a CDS encoding Rrf2 family transcriptional regulator has translation MVAVSSRSAVAIHALTMLARWNDRSLTSAEIADSLASNPVLVRRILGSLRNAGLVWSTEGRGGGWSLARTPREITLHDAYAAVEEGRILSRHAHPPSDACEVGRNISAVLEVEFRDAERAMEERLGRTTIADLLRRMLAIEHELASANR, from the coding sequence ATGGTGGCTGTCAGCAGCAGGAGTGCGGTCGCGATTCACGCGCTCACCATGTTGGCGCGCTGGAACGACCGCTCGCTGACGTCCGCGGAGATCGCGGACAGCCTGGCGAGCAACCCGGTTCTCGTGCGGCGCATTCTCGGCAGCCTGCGCAACGCCGGCCTGGTGTGGTCCACCGAAGGTCGCGGCGGTGGCTGGTCCCTGGCCCGTACCCCACGGGAGATCACGCTCCACGACGCGTACGCCGCTGTCGAGGAGGGCCGGATCCTGTCACGGCACGCCCATCCGCCGAGCGACGCGTGCGAGGTCGGGCGCAACATCAGCGCTGTGCTCGAGGTGGAGTTCCGGGACGCGGAACGGGCCATGGAAGAACGGCTCGGCCGCACCACGATCGCCGACCTGCTGCGGCGGATGCTGGCCATCGAGCACGAACTCGCGTCAGCGAATCGCTGA
- a CDS encoding TetR/AcrR family transcriptional regulator produces the protein MTNSKRPTLTERRAEELRMSIALTARDLFVAEGDTSATVERICEIVGIAPRTFHRHFPVKEDVLMPLLRRSERVIVQALDEAPDDADPAEVLASALTTELARRQVPEYDHQIMTLIITTPQYRLRFVEWCESLSEPITRFLARYYELDADPFLRELPARLVIQTLRQALIHWVESGRSGDFDELATWESRGLRLALSGLTPRTASE, from the coding sequence GTGACGAACTCGAAGCGGCCCACCCTCACCGAGCGCCGGGCCGAGGAGCTGCGGATGAGCATCGCACTCACCGCACGAGATCTGTTCGTCGCGGAAGGCGACACCTCGGCGACGGTGGAACGGATCTGCGAGATCGTCGGAATCGCACCACGGACCTTCCACCGCCACTTCCCGGTCAAGGAAGACGTCCTGATGCCGCTCCTGCGCCGCAGCGAACGGGTCATCGTGCAGGCGCTCGACGAAGCGCCGGACGACGCGGACCCGGCGGAGGTGCTCGCCTCGGCGCTCACCACAGAGCTCGCCCGCAGGCAGGTGCCCGAGTACGACCACCAGATCATGACGCTGATCATCACCACCCCGCAGTACCGCCTCCGCTTCGTGGAGTGGTGCGAGTCGCTCAGCGAGCCGATCACCCGGTTCCTGGCGCGCTACTACGAACTCGATGCGGACCCGTTCCTCCGAGAGCTCCCCGCGCGGCTGGTCATCCAGACCCTGAGGCAGGCGCTGATCCACTGGGTCGAGAGCGGCCGTTCCGGGGACTTCGACGAGCTCGCCACCTGGGAGTCGCGCGGTCTGCGCCTGGCGCTGAGCGGATTGACCCCGCGGACGGCGAGCGAGTGA
- a CDS encoding 3-ketosteroid-delta-1-dehydrogenase, whose protein sequence is MTKKLPPLVPARDTTVDLLVIGSGTGLAAALAAHELGLSTLVVEKTAYVGGSTARSGGAFWIPGNSLLPEKGSQAVPDAGKYLQAVVGESAPAERSRAYLEHGAAAVDMLARTTPMRFFWAEGYSDYHPEQPGGRPAGRTCECRPFDAAVLRDERPRLRPGVMAAPVPMPVTGADYKWMNLVARKPGKAIPRIIQRLVLGVGGKLIGRDYVAGGQALAAGLYAGVLRAGIPVWTETSLVRLTGSGGRVSGAVLRQAGTEVTVTARRGVVLAAGGFDHDMAARHELQSPRLGEHASLGADGNTGDGIRAAQEVGAGLALMDQAWWFPAFAPLPGSAPAIMLAERSLPGSFIVDQTGKRFINESIDYMSFGQAVLARERAGTPVEQMWMVFDQRYRNNYILAGGVFPRQPIPEAWYRAGVAHRSDDLDVLARAMGVPAAAFRDTFERFNAHAGSGHDPDFRRGDSAYDRYYGDPTVAPNPNLAPLRKAPYYAVKMVLSDLGTCGGVVADEHARVRREDGTVIEGLYAIGNTAANAFGTSYPGAGATIGQGIVYGYIAACHAAAS, encoded by the coding sequence ATGACGAAGAAGCTGCCTCCGCTCGTGCCTGCCCGCGACACGACCGTCGACCTGCTCGTGATCGGATCGGGAACCGGGCTGGCCGCGGCACTGGCCGCACACGAGCTCGGACTGTCCACTCTGGTCGTCGAGAAGACGGCCTACGTCGGCGGATCGACCGCGCGCTCCGGTGGCGCGTTCTGGATCCCGGGCAACTCCCTCCTGCCCGAGAAGGGTTCGCAGGCCGTTCCGGACGCCGGGAAGTACCTGCAGGCGGTCGTCGGTGAGTCGGCGCCCGCGGAGCGCAGCCGGGCGTACCTCGAGCACGGTGCGGCCGCCGTCGACATGCTCGCGCGGACCACGCCGATGCGGTTCTTCTGGGCCGAGGGCTACTCCGATTACCATCCGGAGCAACCGGGGGGCCGTCCGGCGGGACGGACCTGCGAATGCCGCCCGTTCGACGCCGCCGTCCTGCGTGACGAGCGCCCGAGGCTCCGCCCGGGCGTGATGGCGGCACCGGTGCCGATGCCGGTGACCGGTGCGGACTACAAGTGGATGAACCTGGTGGCCCGCAAACCGGGCAAGGCGATTCCACGGATCATCCAGCGACTCGTCCTCGGTGTCGGCGGTAAACTGATCGGCCGCGACTACGTGGCCGGCGGGCAGGCGCTCGCCGCGGGCCTGTACGCGGGTGTGCTGCGCGCGGGCATTCCGGTGTGGACGGAGACGAGCCTCGTCCGCCTGACCGGCAGCGGTGGCCGGGTGTCCGGTGCCGTGCTCCGCCAGGCGGGCACGGAGGTCACCGTGACCGCGCGCCGCGGTGTCGTCCTCGCGGCGGGCGGGTTCGACCACGACATGGCGGCCCGGCACGAGCTCCAGTCGCCGCGCCTGGGCGAGCACGCCAGCCTGGGCGCGGACGGGAACACCGGCGACGGCATCCGTGCCGCGCAGGAGGTCGGCGCCGGCCTCGCGTTGATGGACCAGGCGTGGTGGTTCCCGGCGTTCGCCCCACTGCCGGGCTCGGCACCGGCGATCATGCTCGCCGAGCGGTCGCTGCCCGGCTCGTTCATCGTGGACCAGACCGGGAAACGGTTCATCAACGAGTCCATCGACTACATGTCGTTCGGGCAGGCCGTGCTCGCGCGGGAACGCGCCGGCACGCCGGTGGAGCAGATGTGGATGGTCTTCGACCAGCGCTACCGGAACAACTACATCCTGGCGGGCGGGGTGTTCCCGCGGCAGCCGATTCCCGAAGCGTGGTACCGGGCGGGTGTCGCGCACCGGTCGGACGACCTGGACGTGCTCGCTCGGGCGATGGGCGTGCCGGCCGCGGCCTTCCGCGACACCTTCGAGCGCTTCAACGCCCACGCCGGGTCGGGACACGATCCGGACTTCCGCCGCGGTGACAGCGCCTACGACCGCTACTACGGCGATCCGACGGTTGCGCCGAACCCCAACCTCGCGCCGCTGCGGAAGGCCCCGTACTACGCGGTGAAGATGGTTCTGAGCGACCTCGGCACGTGTGGCGGGGTGGTTGCCGACGAGCACGCCCGTGTCCGGCGCGAGGACGGGACGGTCATCGAGGGTCTCTACGCGATCGGGAACACGGCGGCCAACGCCTTCGGCACGTCCTATCCCGGCGCGGGGGCGACGATCGGCCAGGGCATCGTGTACGGCTACATCGCGGCCTGCCACGCGGCCGCTTCCTAG
- a CDS encoding alpha/beta fold hydrolase, translating to MSASTGSRAVPELRELSTEHGVLRYRESGDGPPLVMLHGSGPGVTGWRNFGANVPAFAGDYRTIVLEFPGFGVSDDFGAVHPMQSAVTAVRALLDGLGLGRVRLVGNSMGGFVATEFALAAPERVSRLVTVGGIGTPLFSTQPGEGIVRLSEFVENPTRAALIAWLRSMVFDQKLVTEELIEDRWRQATDPATLENSRRMYSAAALARMAEAARDATVTPSWAALGRLDVPTLVTWGRDDRVSPVDMALLPMRVLPRGEVHIFPDCGHWVMIEQKDAWEAVVLAFLRR from the coding sequence ATGAGCGCTTCCACCGGTTCCCGTGCCGTACCCGAACTTCGCGAGCTGTCCACAGAGCACGGTGTGCTCCGTTACCGGGAGAGCGGGGACGGTCCGCCACTGGTGATGCTGCACGGGTCCGGACCGGGGGTGACCGGATGGCGCAACTTCGGTGCCAACGTGCCGGCGTTCGCCGGTGACTACCGGACGATCGTCCTGGAGTTCCCCGGTTTCGGGGTCAGCGACGATTTCGGCGCCGTCCACCCCATGCAGTCCGCCGTGACCGCGGTGCGTGCGCTGCTCGACGGTCTCGGGCTCGGGCGGGTGCGTCTGGTGGGGAACTCCATGGGTGGCTTCGTCGCGACGGAGTTCGCACTCGCCGCCCCGGAGCGGGTCTCGCGCCTGGTGACCGTCGGCGGCATCGGCACCCCGTTGTTCAGCACGCAGCCGGGGGAGGGCATCGTCCGGCTCAGCGAGTTCGTCGAGAACCCGACGCGTGCTGCCCTGATCGCCTGGTTGCGGTCGATGGTGTTCGACCAGAAGCTGGTCACGGAGGAACTGATCGAGGACCGCTGGCGCCAGGCCACCGATCCCGCGACGCTGGAGAACTCGCGCCGCATGTACAGCGCGGCGGCGCTGGCGCGCATGGCCGAAGCAGCTCGCGACGCCACCGTCACGCCGAGCTGGGCCGCCCTGGGACGGCTGGACGTCCCGACGCTCGTCACGTGGGGCCGGGACGACCGCGTCAGCCCGGTGGACATGGCCTTGCTGCCGATGCGCGTCCTGCCGCGCGGCGAGGTGCACATCTTCCCGGACTGCGGGCACTGGGTCATGATCGAGCAGAAGGACGCGTGGGAAGCCGTGGTGCTGGCGTTCCTGCGGCGCTGA
- a CDS encoding flavin reductase family protein, which yields MTPDGSDVPVGEPAVRSSAELDPVRMRTVLGHFATGVVAITAIDPGTGKPVGLAANSFTSVSLDPPLVAFCVGAASTSWPRVRSAGRYAVSILSDAQEAVSRQLARPGADKFDGIEWTPSPSGAPVVTGCLAWIEAEPQAEHLAGDHTIVVSRVRHLSSSDLAPLVFFRGRYSRLSVAL from the coding sequence ATGACACCCGACGGTTCCGATGTCCCGGTGGGCGAACCGGCTGTCCGGAGCTCTGCGGAGCTGGACCCGGTCCGGATGCGCACCGTGCTGGGGCACTTCGCCACCGGCGTCGTGGCCATCACGGCGATCGACCCCGGGACCGGCAAGCCGGTCGGGCTGGCCGCCAATTCCTTCACCTCGGTGTCGCTGGACCCGCCGCTGGTCGCGTTCTGCGTGGGTGCGGCCAGCACGTCGTGGCCGCGGGTCCGGTCGGCGGGCCGCTACGCGGTCAGCATCCTCTCCGATGCGCAGGAGGCGGTGTCCCGTCAGCTGGCGCGGCCCGGTGCGGACAAGTTCGACGGGATCGAGTGGACGCCGTCCCCGTCCGGGGCGCCGGTGGTCACCGGGTGCCTGGCGTGGATCGAGGCCGAGCCCCAGGCCGAGCACCTCGCCGGTGACCACACCATCGTGGTGTCGCGGGTGCGCCACCTGTCGTCCTCGGACCTGGCGCCGCTGGTGTTCTTCCGGGGCCGTTACAGCCGTCTCAGCGTGGCGTTGTGA
- a CDS encoding FAD-dependent oxidoreductase, with amino-acid sequence MRTDPENGISPVSAASIGDWTESADVVIAGYGIAGVCAAIEAARAGANVLILERTSGWGGAAALAGGFVYLGGGTPLQRALGFADTPENMREFLLAAVGPGADEAKITDYCAGSPEHYDWLVANGVPFREALWDEPGWEPPHDEGLAYSGGENAAPFHAIATPAPRGHVPRMQNKRTGERGGGYMLMKPLAETAEALGVRVRYDVRLTGLVVDGDRVAGVLAQHYGERVAIRADRGVVLATGGFAYAERMVADHAPQLIGRPGAAIEEHDGTGILVATALGAATAHMDATEVAFFCDPQLMARGILVNAQGQRYVPEDTYPGRIGQMTLFHQQDQAFLVMDEQAYEEALGTETATPALRTPPTWAAETVAELEADMGLPEWTLQSTVRIYNDYAAQHRDPLWGKQPRWLRPITGPVAGFDLRHRTAGFPLGGLRTDLDGRVLHVSGTAIPGLFAAGRCTAGICTGGYVSGASLGDGSFYGRRAGRAAAEN; translated from the coding sequence ATGCGAACCGATCCGGAGAACGGGATCAGCCCGGTTTCGGCGGCGTCGATCGGCGACTGGACCGAGTCGGCCGATGTGGTCATAGCCGGGTACGGCATCGCCGGCGTGTGCGCCGCCATCGAGGCCGCGCGGGCCGGCGCGAACGTGCTGATCCTGGAGCGCACGAGCGGCTGGGGTGGTGCGGCGGCCCTGGCGGGCGGTTTCGTGTACCTCGGTGGTGGTACCCCGCTGCAACGCGCCCTCGGGTTCGCGGACACGCCGGAGAACATGAGGGAGTTCCTGCTCGCCGCGGTCGGCCCGGGCGCCGACGAAGCGAAGATCACCGACTACTGCGCGGGCAGCCCCGAGCACTACGACTGGCTGGTCGCCAACGGTGTGCCGTTCCGCGAGGCGCTGTGGGACGAACCAGGCTGGGAACCACCGCACGACGAAGGTCTCGCCTACTCCGGCGGGGAGAACGCAGCACCGTTCCACGCCATCGCCACGCCCGCACCACGGGGCCACGTGCCGCGGATGCAGAACAAGCGCACCGGGGAACGCGGCGGCGGCTACATGCTGATGAAGCCGCTGGCCGAGACCGCCGAGGCCCTCGGCGTGCGGGTCCGGTACGACGTCCGGCTGACGGGGCTCGTCGTGGACGGTGACCGGGTGGCCGGGGTGCTGGCGCAGCATTACGGCGAGCGCGTCGCGATCCGGGCCGACCGCGGGGTCGTGCTGGCAACCGGCGGCTTCGCCTACGCCGAGCGCATGGTCGCCGACCACGCGCCGCAGCTGATCGGCCGTCCCGGTGCCGCGATCGAGGAGCACGACGGCACCGGCATCCTGGTGGCCACGGCACTCGGGGCGGCGACCGCGCACATGGACGCGACCGAGGTCGCCTTCTTCTGCGACCCGCAGCTGATGGCGCGCGGCATCCTGGTCAACGCCCAGGGGCAGCGTTACGTCCCCGAGGACACCTACCCGGGCCGGATCGGCCAGATGACCCTGTTCCACCAGCAGGACCAGGCGTTCCTGGTCATGGACGAACAGGCGTACGAGGAGGCCCTCGGCACCGAGACCGCCACGCCCGCCCTGCGGACTCCACCGACGTGGGCGGCGGAGACCGTGGCCGAGCTGGAGGCCGACATGGGACTTCCCGAGTGGACACTCCAGTCCACGGTGCGGATCTACAACGACTACGCCGCGCAGCACCGCGACCCGCTGTGGGGCAAGCAACCCCGGTGGTTGCGCCCGATCACCGGTCCGGTCGCCGGGTTCGACCTCCGCCACCGGACGGCCGGCTTTCCGCTGGGTGGCCTGCGCACCGATCTCGACGGCCGGGTGCTGCACGTTTCCGGAACGGCGATCCCGGGTCTGTTCGCGGCCGGCCGCTGCACGGCGGGCATCTGCACCGGCGGCTACGTCAGTGGCGCGTCCCTGGGCGACGGCAGCTTCTACGGCCGCCGGGCCGGCCGGGCCGCGGCGGAGAACTGA
- a CDS encoding VOC family protein has translation MTEIKGLGYVRVIATDLERWRELGFDVLGFAPGFGDEDDALHFRMDERPSRITVERGDADRVTAVGWEVRDAPALRRLAATLDAAGVAYTPMTQELADRRKVEAGICLKDPGGTPLEFFHGPVLEHSPVLTKYAQKFVTGGQGLGHVVMPTTSFDESFAFYTETLGFLSRGAFRMPGPPEAGPLRIRFLGVNQRHHSLAIMPSLEGRDPGLIHVMVEVDSLDAVGRAYDEVMARDFPVSSTLGRHTNDKMISFYVRVPGGWDIEYGTGGQLVDESYYTAEEITADSYWGHEWLWMREMKEAREAAEREAAPAAPAGS, from the coding sequence ATGACCGAGATCAAGGGACTGGGATACGTCCGTGTCATCGCCACCGACCTGGAGCGCTGGCGGGAACTCGGCTTCGACGTGCTGGGGTTCGCACCCGGCTTCGGGGACGAGGACGACGCGCTGCACTTCCGCATGGACGAGCGCCCGTCCCGCATCACCGTCGAGCGCGGCGACGCCGACCGGGTGACGGCCGTCGGCTGGGAGGTCAGGGACGCGCCGGCGCTGCGCCGGCTCGCCGCGACCCTCGACGCGGCGGGCGTGGCCTACACCCCCATGACGCAGGAGCTCGCGGACCGGCGGAAGGTGGAAGCCGGCATCTGCCTCAAGGATCCGGGCGGCACCCCGCTCGAGTTCTTCCACGGCCCGGTGCTCGAGCACAGCCCGGTGCTGACCAAGTACGCGCAGAAGTTCGTCACCGGAGGGCAGGGGCTCGGGCACGTGGTCATGCCGACCACCAGCTTCGACGAGTCCTTCGCCTTCTACACCGAGACCCTCGGCTTCCTGTCCCGTGGCGCGTTCCGGATGCCGGGGCCGCCGGAGGCCGGTCCGCTGCGCATCCGGTTCCTGGGCGTCAACCAGCGGCACCACAGCCTGGCGATCATGCCCAGCCTGGAGGGCCGCGACCCCGGGCTGATCCACGTGATGGTCGAGGTGGACTCCCTGGACGCCGTCGGGCGGGCCTACGACGAGGTGATGGCGCGGGACTTCCCGGTCTCCTCGACGCTGGGGCGGCACACCAACGACAAGATGATTTCCTTCTACGTGCGGGTGCCGGGTGGCTGGGACATCGAGTACGGCACGGGTGGCCAGCTCGTCGACGAAAGCTACTACACGGCCGAGGAGATCACGGCGGACAGCTACTGGGGTCACGAATGGTTGTGGATGCGTGAGATGAAGGAAGCGCGGGAAGCAGCGGAGCGGGAAGCCGCTCCGGCGGCACCGGCCGGTTCCTGA
- a CDS encoding acyl-CoA dehydrogenase family protein, with protein sequence MSNPVLDNIVAMADELRAGADDGETLGRLPDDMAKRLRQAGLIRLLQRTKYHGYEAHPREFAEAVMKTASIYGSAGWVGGIVGVHPWQLAFADPKVQDEILAADSDTWQASPYMPAGIAVPGDGGYVLNGRWQFSSGTDHCDWIFLGAMVGGADGKPLMPPRSLHVILPRSDYQIIDGSWNVVGLRGTGSKDIVVQNAFVPDYRVMEADKVIDGTAAKEYGVTETLYKMPWSTIFPLGITAATIGICEGVLAAGIDYQRNRVGASGNVIKDDPYVLHALGESASEIDAARQHLLANVDRVWDLVDSGRDIDFATRARVRRDQVRAAWRAVRAADEIFDRAGGNALRMDNPLQRFWRDAHAGLHHAIHVSSTTYHASAMASLDVEVPQGPLRVMI encoded by the coding sequence ATGTCCAATCCAGTACTCGACAACATCGTGGCGATGGCCGACGAGCTCCGCGCGGGCGCGGACGACGGCGAGACGTTGGGCCGTCTGCCCGACGACATGGCCAAACGCCTCCGCCAGGCGGGCCTCATCCGCCTGTTGCAGCGCACGAAGTACCACGGCTACGAGGCCCACCCGCGGGAGTTCGCCGAAGCGGTGATGAAGACCGCGAGCATCTACGGGTCGGCGGGCTGGGTGGGCGGCATCGTCGGGGTGCACCCCTGGCAACTGGCGTTCGCCGATCCCAAGGTGCAGGACGAGATCCTCGCGGCGGACAGCGACACCTGGCAGGCCTCGCCCTACATGCCGGCGGGCATCGCCGTGCCGGGCGACGGCGGCTACGTGCTGAACGGCCGCTGGCAGTTCTCCTCCGGAACCGACCACTGTGACTGGATCTTCCTCGGCGCGATGGTCGGTGGTGCCGACGGGAAACCGCTGATGCCGCCGCGGAGCCTGCACGTGATCCTGCCCCGGTCGGACTACCAGATCATCGACGGCTCGTGGAACGTCGTGGGTCTCCGTGGTACCGGGAGCAAGGACATCGTGGTGCAGAACGCCTTCGTCCCGGATTACCGCGTGATGGAGGCGGACAAGGTCATCGACGGAACCGCGGCGAAGGAGTACGGGGTCACCGAGACGCTCTACAAGATGCCGTGGTCCACCATCTTCCCCCTGGGGATCACGGCGGCCACGATCGGCATCTGCGAGGGTGTCCTCGCCGCGGGTATCGACTACCAGCGCAACCGGGTCGGCGCCAGCGGCAACGTCATCAAGGACGACCCCTACGTGCTGCACGCGCTCGGTGAATCGGCGTCGGAGATCGACGCCGCCCGCCAGCATCTGCTGGCCAATGTGGACCGCGTGTGGGACCTGGTCGACAGTGGACGGGACATCGACTTCGCCACGCGTGCCCGCGTCCGCCGCGACCAGGTTCGCGCGGCGTGGCGTGCCGTGCGCGCGGCGGACGAGATCTTCGACCGCGCCGGGGGTAATGCACTGCGCATGGACAACCCGCTGCAGCGCTTCTGGCGCGACGCACACGCCGGCCTGCACCACGCGATTCACGTCTCGAGCACCACCTACCACGCCTCGGCCATGGCCTCGCTGGATGTCGAGGTACCGCAGGGCCCCCTGCGCGTGATGATCTGA
- a CDS encoding ferredoxin--NADP reductase, with translation MFTEASAGHELRGDAGATAPASRGTIVRVRAVIDETADARSFVVEPAAEAAHLFDYRPGQFLTVRVPDAGSGSARCYSLSSSPHCDPALKFTVKRVSGGHGSNWLCDTVEAGDEIEVLPPAGTFTPAALDRPVVLIAGGSGITPVIAIAKSILFGGTGDVVLVYANRDEASVIFAGELRALEHRFPERFTVIHHLESLQGHPTRRTLALLLRPLADREVYLCGPAPLMDLAGAACSDAGIPGGRVHAERFRSLQQDPFTTGAALDATEPGTAEVACTVRVSIDGADHVVPWTAGRKLLDALLAAGIDAPYSCREGACSACVCSLTSGKVNLARNAILAEADLAEGYILACQAEPVSDEVSIAY, from the coding sequence ATGTTCACCGAGGCGAGTGCCGGCCACGAGCTACGCGGCGACGCCGGCGCCACGGCGCCGGCCTCGCGCGGGACGATCGTCCGGGTGCGGGCCGTGATCGACGAGACCGCCGACGCACGTTCGTTCGTCGTGGAGCCCGCGGCGGAGGCCGCGCACCTCTTCGACTACCGGCCGGGGCAGTTCCTGACCGTCCGGGTCCCGGATGCGGGGTCCGGATCCGCGCGTTGCTATTCCCTGTCCAGCTCCCCGCACTGCGACCCGGCCCTGAAGTTCACCGTGAAGCGCGTTTCCGGCGGGCACGGCTCGAACTGGTTGTGTGACACCGTCGAGGCCGGTGACGAGATCGAGGTGCTGCCGCCCGCCGGGACGTTCACCCCGGCGGCGCTCGACCGCCCGGTCGTGCTGATCGCGGGCGGCAGCGGGATCACACCGGTGATCGCGATCGCGAAGTCGATCCTGTTCGGCGGCACCGGGGACGTCGTGCTGGTCTACGCCAACCGGGACGAGGCGTCGGTGATCTTCGCCGGTGAGCTCCGGGCGCTCGAACACCGCTTCCCCGAGCGCTTCACCGTGATCCACCACCTCGAGTCGCTGCAGGGCCATCCCACGCGCCGCACGCTGGCTCTGCTGTTGCGCCCGCTCGCCGACCGGGAGGTCTACCTCTGCGGGCCGGCCCCCCTGATGGACCTCGCCGGCGCCGCGTGCAGCGACGCCGGGATTCCCGGCGGCCGCGTGCACGCGGAACGCTTCCGGTCGCTCCAGCAGGATCCGTTCACCACCGGAGCTGCCCTCGACGCAACGGAACCCGGCACCGCGGAGGTTGCCTGCACCGTGCGGGTGTCGATCGACGGAGCCGACCACGTCGTGCCGTGGACGGCGGGGCGGAAACTCCTCGACGCCCTGCTGGCGGCCGGCATCGACGCACCGTACTCGTGCCGGGAAGGCGCGTGCAGCGCCTGCGTCTGCTCACTGACCTCGGGGAAGGTGAACCTGGCGCGCAACGCGATCCTCGCCGAGGCCGACCTCGCCGAGGGATACATCCTCGCCTGCCAGGCCGAACCGGTCAGCGACGAGGTGTCGATCGCGTACTGA
- a CDS encoding nuclear transport factor 2 family protein translates to MLTVDQLTDAVAEYVRRLEAGTASDIAALYADNATLEDPAGSEVRTGRAAITAFYRELDGLDVTAELLTVRASGDTAAFHMRVVTTAGGFITSIEPIDVMTFGADGLITSMRAIWSPGDIVHRRSTPA, encoded by the coding sequence ATGCTGACCGTGGACCAGCTCACCGACGCCGTGGCGGAGTACGTTCGCCGACTGGAAGCCGGCACGGCGTCCGACATCGCAGCGCTCTACGCCGACAACGCCACACTGGAGGACCCGGCCGGCAGCGAGGTGCGAACGGGACGAGCGGCCATCACGGCGTTCTACCGCGAACTCGACGGTCTCGACGTCACCGCCGAGCTGCTCACCGTCCGGGCGTCCGGGGACACCGCGGCGTTCCACATGCGAGTCGTCACCACCGCAGGCGGGTTCATCACGTCGATCGAACCGATCGACGTGATGACGTTCGGCGCGGACGGCCTGATCACCAGCATGCGGGCCATCTGGAGCCCGGGCGACATCGTCCACCGCCGGAGCACCCCGGCCTGA